GAACTGGTGTGTACATGGGGCTATTAGCTTCAGGCAATAGGTATTAAAGTTTACATCCATCGCATATAGCCGAAGGTGCTTTTAGCTACATTGGTTTTTGCTTAACTGCTTCCTAATTGAGAGGAAGTGTTTTTTATTCTACTTGGTCAATTGCTTCTCTGGGAGACAATATACGGTGAGTTAATTGCGGGTGTTCGTTGAATGGCTACCAATGCTTGATATACCATTGCTGCTACTTCCGCACGTGTCGCTTCTCGAACTGGCACAAGCTGCTTAGTATCTGGATAATTGACAATTATTTTTTGTTGGGTGGCAGTGGCCACGGCGGATCTGGCATAGTCGGGAATAGTATTGCGGTCAGTGTAGGTGAGTAAGGCTTGGCTATCAGCGGTAGGTAGGGCTAGTCCGTTGACTAGGGAAACAATCACTTGTAGCCTTTGCACATTTTGATCGGGGCGGAAGGTGCGATCGCTAAATCCGCCGACAAAGCCGCCGCTAGCGGCAATTTTTATGGCTTTAGCCGCCCAAAAATCCTGGGGTACATCGACAAAATCTGGTGCTGAACGTGTGTTCGCCGGGTTAAAAGCAACTGCGACTAAAGCCGCGTATTGGGCGCGGGTCATCGGTTTATCTGGTTGGTAGCTACCATCAGCAAAACCACTAGTTAAGTCCATACTCACTAATGCACGAATAAATGCCTCTGCCCAGTGTCCCACAAGGTCGGTGAATCCGGGAATATCTACATCAGGATTGACGATGTAGGGTGAGGGAATCGCCTTTTCAACGCCTGTGCCTACTAAGGCCTGATAAATTAATGCTGCTACCTCAGCGCGTGTCATCTCCTTGAGTGGTTCTAGTTGTTCGGTGTCGGGGTAGTTCACCACTAACAGCTTTTGCGTGGCTACGGCTACGGCATTGTTAGCATAACTGGGAATTTGGGCGCGATCGCTGTATACACTTAACACATTTGGATTCCCTCCACTCATTTTCAACCCGTTGACTATCGATACTATCGCCTGAATCTTGGTTAAATTTTGCGCCGGTCGAAATGTTCCATCGGGAAATCCACTGATAAAACCCATATTGGCAGCACTCAAGATGGCTGATGCTGCCCAAAAGTCTGGTTTGACATCTGTAAAATTACTGTTTTTGTTTACCGTAGGTAGCTGAAAAGTTTTGGCAATTATAGCAGCATATTGGGCGCGGGTGATCGGTGCTTCTGGTCCAAATGTGCCATCGGGAAAGCCGCTAATTAAGCCTTTGTTGACCAATGCTTCGACAAAAGCCGCTGCCCAATGCCCACCCAAATCAGCGAAACTAGTGTTAACTGATACTCCACTGGGACTGTCTGCTGTAGCGGCGAGAAATTCTACTGCTCCTTTTACCTGAGTGGGATTTAACTGATTTCCGATAGAAACCAACTGCTGTGATGTGACGTTTTGTAAATCAAAATTGTTATTTCCGTGAAAAATATTATCAGCCGGGTCTTGGCTACTACCTAAATCGGGGATAGCATTACCATTGACCAACAAACCACCTTGGCTATTTTGGGTAATCAGATTATTCCGCAGTACAGGCCGGGCCTCTCGTGAAAGGGCGATCGCTGTCTGGTTTTCTGATAGTTTATTATTAGCGACTAAAGGGGCAGCAAAGTCACTAATAGCTATACCCAAAGCATTTTTTTGAAAAACATTCCGTAGGACTTCCCCTTTACTATTCCGCGCCATTACCAACCCACTGGCAATATTTTGTATAAACACATTATCGAGAATTGCCGGTTTGGCTGTGCCGGTTGTAAATACACCTTCCCGACCGCAATTGATAAAAGTATTATTAATTAACGTCGGTGCTGTGGATTCAATCCAGACACCAGTACCTTTTGGTGTGGCATTACTGACAGTTACACCCCTAAGACTGGCATCACCTAGCAATAGCACCGTGATATTTTGCCCACCAAAGCTGGGACTTTGATACGCGCCATTCCCTAAAATCACAATCCCCGCACCTTTATTGGCTTCGTTACCTACCACCATCACCCCCACCGGGATAACCAGTGGAAAAACCTCACCACTAGCGGTGTTATAAGTTCCATATCCTAGCTGAATAATTGTCGGTTTTGTAGTGGCTTTTAAGGCACGGGTGAGGCTTTTAAAGGGACTCAACCGTGAACCAGCATTAGCATCATTTCCTGTCACGGAGTTAACATAGAGCGTGGCAACGAGGGTAGAGTTTACCATTGGTCGTTGAAAGTTAATAGTTTAAATTATCACAGGCATAAATAATAACTCTAGTTGGAACCACTCAACAATGACATCAAAGGGAATGGGGACACT
The Gloeotrichia echinulata CP02 DNA segment above includes these coding regions:
- a CDS encoding S-layer homology domain-containing protein, whose protein sequence is MVNSTLVATLYVNSVTGNDANAGSRLSPFKSLTRALKATTKPTIIQLGYGTYNTASGEVFPLVIPVGVMVVGNEANKGAGIVILGNGAYQSPSFGGQNITVLLLGDASLRGVTVSNATPKGTGVWIESTAPTLINNTFINCGREGVFTTGTAKPAILDNVFIQNIASGLVMARNSKGEVLRNVFQKNALGIAISDFAAPLVANNKLSENQTAIALSREARPVLRNNLITQNSQGGLLVNGNAIPDLGSSQDPADNIFHGNNNFDLQNVTSQQLVSIGNQLNPTQVKGAVEFLAATADSPSGVSVNTSFADLGGHWAAAFVEALVNKGLISGFPDGTFGPEAPITRAQYAAIIAKTFQLPTVNKNSNFTDVKPDFWAASAILSAANMGFISGFPDGTFRPAQNLTKIQAIVSIVNGLKMSGGNPNVLSVYSDRAQIPSYANNAVAVATQKLLVVNYPDTEQLEPLKEMTRAEVAALIYQALVGTGVEKAIPSPYIVNPDVDIPGFTDLVGHWAEAFIRALVSMDLTSGFADGSYQPDKPMTRAQYAALVAVAFNPANTRSAPDFVDVPQDFWAAKAIKIAASGGFVGGFSDRTFRPDQNVQRLQVIVSLVNGLALPTADSQALLTYTDRNTIPDYARSAVATATQQKIIVNYPDTKQLVPVREATRAEVAAMVYQALVAIQRTPAINSPYIVSQRSN